In Comamonas sp. lk, the following proteins share a genomic window:
- the gdhA gene encoding NADP-specific glutamate dehydrogenase, which produces MKYESVGQFLEEVAQRNPGQPEFLQAVTEVMESLWPFIEKNPKYAEHSLLERLVEPERIIQFRVSWSDDKGQVHVNRGFRIQHSMAIGPFKGGLRFHPSVNQSVLKFLAFEQTFKNALTTLPMGGGKGGSDFDPKGKSPAEVMRFCQAFVTELFRHVGPDTDVPAGDIGVGGREVGYMAGMYKKLSNTAASVFTGKGLAFGGSLIRPEATGYGTVYFAREMLATRGQSFEGKTVSVSGSGNVAQYAVEKAMELGAKVVSVSDSSGTVYDAAGFTTEKLAVLMDVKNHKYGRVSDYAKLVSGVEFLAGKSPWSIKVDVALPCATQNELNEADAKTLIANGVLCVAEGANMPSTNEAARAFEAAGVLYAPGKASNAGGVATSGLEMSQNSARLSWPAEEVDARLLQIMQSIHAACVKHGKREDGTISYIDGANIAGFVKVADAMLAQGVI; this is translated from the coding sequence ATGAAGTACGAGTCCGTAGGCCAGTTCCTGGAAGAAGTGGCACAACGCAACCCCGGCCAGCCCGAGTTCCTGCAAGCCGTCACCGAAGTGATGGAAAGCCTCTGGCCCTTCATTGAGAAGAACCCCAAGTACGCTGAACACTCGCTGCTGGAGCGCCTGGTCGAACCCGAGCGCATCATCCAGTTCCGCGTCAGCTGGTCTGACGACAAGGGCCAGGTCCATGTGAACCGCGGCTTCCGCATCCAGCACAGCATGGCCATCGGTCCTTTCAAGGGCGGTCTGCGCTTCCACCCCTCGGTGAACCAGTCCGTGCTGAAGTTCCTGGCTTTCGAACAAACCTTCAAGAACGCTCTGACCACCCTGCCCATGGGCGGCGGCAAGGGCGGCTCCGACTTCGACCCCAAGGGCAAGAGCCCTGCCGAAGTCATGCGCTTCTGCCAGGCTTTCGTGACGGAGCTGTTCCGCCACGTAGGCCCTGACACCGACGTGCCAGCTGGCGACATCGGCGTGGGCGGCCGCGAAGTGGGCTATATGGCCGGCATGTACAAAAAGCTGTCGAACACTGCAGCTTCGGTGTTCACCGGCAAGGGCCTGGCTTTCGGCGGCTCGCTGATCCGCCCCGAAGCCACGGGCTACGGCACCGTGTACTTCGCTCGTGAAATGCTGGCCACTCGCGGCCAGTCGTTCGAAGGCAAGACCGTGTCCGTGTCCGGTTCGGGCAACGTGGCGCAGTACGCCGTGGAAAAGGCCATGGAACTGGGCGCCAAGGTCGTGTCCGTGTCCGACTCTTCGGGCACCGTGTACGACGCTGCAGGCTTCACCACCGAGAAGCTGGCCGTCCTGATGGACGTGAAGAACCACAAGTACGGCCGCGTCAGCGACTACGCCAAGCTGGTTTCCGGCGTGGAATTCCTGGCCGGCAAGAGCCCCTGGTCCATCAAGGTGGACGTGGCCCTGCCTTGCGCCACTCAGAACGAACTGAACGAAGCCGATGCCAAGACCCTGATCGCCAACGGCGTGCTGTGCGTGGCTGAAGGCGCCAACATGCCCTCCACCAACGAAGCCGCCCGCGCCTTCGAAGCGGCTGGCGTGCTGTACGCACCCGGCAAGGCATCGAACGCCGGTGGCGTGGCCACTTCGGGTCTGGAAATGTCGCAAAACTCGGCCCGCCTGTCCTGGCCCGCCGAAGAAGTGGACGCCCGTCTGCTGCAAATCATGCAAAGCATCCATGCCGCTTGCGTGAAGCACGGCAAGCGCGAAGACGGCACGATCAGCTATATCGACGGCGCCAATATCGCCGGCTTTGTGAAGGTGGCTGACGCCATGCTGGCACAAGGCGTGATCTAA
- a CDS encoding MFS transporter → MAAEIPVTPSASGMASAAQMQQLESALNQIGVTRSHKSIIFLVVCGVLFDVFEQNAVGLVGPLLREQWKLDATDIAFLNTITFFAAAMGRLLSGYLADRLGRRFMLNVNLGLFTLGAVGCALAPDYAFLAIARAVVGFGLGGEITTAVTMLAEFCSARFRGTAVGLINVGGGGLGNMLAPAFALGVFTLFPGEDSWRWLFGCLVLPAIFIVFYRRFVPETPRFLLSKGRVDEANQVLSMLASGKLANAQYEVREFISKNAAGDPDAAAQSVQRSSFTDIFKGGYARRTIAVGLASWMTFGAQLSVLTLMPTILVAQGYSITKSFSFTIVMQVGSLLGAVAASTMGYYFPRKRVLTVGAIAACLAGLAFGNFTDSVAMILICGAIFQFCVLTLNTSIWIFAPELYPTRIRALGTSFLLALGTIGGAMSQTLAGKMFDLHGVSGMFGMIAAMYFIFAIAVQFAPETFGRSIEEGAGGESHAHSEAAARSGVAVGQERTA, encoded by the coding sequence ATGGCAGCAGAGATTCCCGTAACGCCCTCGGCGTCAGGCATGGCCAGCGCAGCGCAAATGCAGCAGCTGGAGAGCGCGCTCAATCAGATTGGCGTGACGCGCTCGCACAAAAGCATCATCTTTCTGGTGGTTTGCGGCGTGTTGTTCGACGTGTTCGAGCAAAACGCCGTGGGTCTGGTCGGGCCGCTGCTGCGTGAACAGTGGAAGCTGGATGCCACCGACATCGCGTTTCTGAACACCATCACCTTCTTTGCCGCCGCCATGGGCCGGCTGCTGTCGGGTTATCTGGCAGACCGCCTGGGGCGGCGCTTCATGCTCAATGTGAATCTGGGCCTGTTCACGCTGGGCGCTGTGGGCTGCGCACTGGCGCCTGACTACGCCTTTTTGGCCATTGCCCGCGCTGTGGTCGGCTTTGGCCTGGGCGGGGAAATCACCACGGCGGTGACCATGCTGGCCGAGTTCTGCTCGGCCCGCTTTCGCGGCACGGCCGTGGGGCTGATCAATGTGGGCGGCGGCGGCCTGGGCAATATGCTGGCCCCGGCATTTGCGCTGGGCGTGTTCACGCTGTTCCCTGGTGAGGATTCCTGGCGCTGGCTGTTCGGCTGCCTGGTGCTGCCGGCCATCTTCATCGTCTTCTACCGCCGCTTTGTGCCCGAGACGCCGCGCTTTCTGCTCTCCAAAGGTCGGGTTGATGAAGCCAACCAGGTCTTGAGCATGTTGGCATCGGGCAAGCTGGCCAATGCTCAGTACGAGGTGCGTGAATTCATCAGCAAGAACGCAGCGGGAGATCCGGACGCTGCTGCGCAGAGCGTTCAACGCAGCTCGTTCACCGATATTTTCAAGGGTGGCTATGCACGCCGCACCATTGCCGTGGGCCTGGCCTCGTGGATGACTTTTGGTGCGCAGTTGTCGGTGCTCACGCTGATGCCCACCATCCTGGTAGCCCAGGGTTACTCCATCACCAAGAGCTTCAGCTTCACCATCGTCATGCAGGTGGGCAGCCTGCTGGGGGCGGTTGCCGCCTCCACCATGGGTTACTACTTTCCGCGCAAGCGTGTGCTGACCGTGGGGGCGATTGCCGCCTGTCTGGCGGGGCTGGCCTTTGGCAACTTCACCGACAGCGTGGCCATGATCCTGATCTGCGGCGCCATCTTCCAGTTCTGCGTGCTGACGCTCAATACCTCCATCTGGATTTTTGCGCCCGAGCTCTACCCCACCCGCATCCGCGCCCTGGGCACCTCGTTTCTGCTGGCCCTGGGCACGATTGGCGGCGCCATGTCGCAGACGCTGGCGGGCAAGATGTTCGATCTACACGGTGTCTCCGGCATGTTCGGCATGATTGCCGCCATGTACTTCATTTTTGCGATTGCAGTGCAGTTTGCGCCCGAGACTTTCGGCCGCTCCATCGAAGAGGGGGCGGGAGGCGAATCGCATGCGCACAGTGAAGCTGCGGCGCGCAGCGGCGTGGCCGTCGGTCAGGAGCGCACAGCATGA
- a CDS encoding aspartate/glutamate racemase family protein: MSALPDSQDKPLAAQILLLNPNTSQQTTALMARQALACLPAGVHLQTATAARGAAMITDEAGLAIAEQEVLRLGREFADVNDNTRPCAIIVAAFGNPGLDLLRAALPAQVQTFGIGEAAMMQAACDAEGLPRRFGIATTTPGLEASIAASVSALGLTPWFSGTRIAEGQPLALAADPALQCERLAAAVAACVAGDGARAVVIGGGPLAEAALWLAPRFAVPVLSPVVASVQAALKGLQLQTLEQV; encoded by the coding sequence ATGAGCGCTTTGCCAGATTCGCAAGACAAGCCGCTGGCGGCGCAGATTCTGCTGCTGAACCCCAATACCTCGCAGCAGACCACGGCGCTGATGGCCCGCCAGGCGCTGGCCTGTCTGCCCGCCGGCGTGCACCTGCAAACGGCGACGGCCGCCCGTGGCGCGGCCATGATTACCGATGAGGCGGGCCTGGCCATTGCCGAGCAGGAAGTGTTGAGGCTGGGGCGGGAGTTTGCCGACGTCAATGACAACACCCGGCCCTGCGCCATCATCGTGGCCGCGTTTGGCAACCCGGGTCTGGACTTGCTGAGGGCCGCCCTGCCTGCGCAGGTGCAAACCTTTGGCATAGGAGAAGCCGCCATGATGCAAGCGGCCTGCGACGCCGAAGGCCTACCGCGCCGCTTTGGCATTGCCACCACCACGCCGGGGCTGGAGGCCTCGATTGCGGCTTCGGTCTCGGCCCTGGGTTTGACGCCCTGGTTCAGCGGCACCCGCATTGCAGAAGGCCAGCCCCTGGCGCTGGCCGCAGACCCGGCTTTGCAGTGCGAGCGTCTGGCCGCAGCCGTGGCCGCCTGTGTGGCAGGCGATGGCGCCCGGGCCGTGGTGATTGGCGGCGGCCCGCTGGCCGAAGCCGCGCTATGGTTGGCGCCGCGCTTTGCCGTGCCCGTGCTCTCGCCCGTGGTGGCGTCAGTGCAGGCGGCGCTCAAGGGTTTGCAGCTGCAGACCTTGGAACAGGTATGA
- a CDS encoding MurR/RpiR family transcriptional regulator, protein MNPTASATTTVNPEPAEAQSFIARVRTALPQLPPTERRLGEFLLDFPGNLSSYAAAEIAKLTGVSNATVTRFIRRLGYESYEDARRHARAQGDKGSPLFLAAAASQGTPTADVIATHLRQASDNLAVTTGQISAAQLDAIAKALIAARQLLFVGYRQNRNFAAYLRWQLLQALDMPSQVIPGAGETLGEYAAHLGEGDVVVVFALRRSVPVVSEFARQARQMGARLLCITDHASPAPEADWLLRVQTSAPGPLDNHAALFMLCHLIATTTLQQSGQPGRRRMAAIEASHDALDELR, encoded by the coding sequence ATGAATCCCACCGCCAGCGCAACGACGACCGTCAACCCCGAACCGGCCGAGGCCCAGTCCTTCATCGCCCGCGTGCGCACCGCCCTGCCCCAGCTGCCGCCCACCGAGCGGCGCCTGGGCGAGTTTTTACTGGATTTTCCCGGCAATCTTTCCAGCTATGCGGCGGCCGAGATTGCCAAGCTCACCGGCGTCTCCAACGCCACCGTCACCCGCTTTATCCGCCGCCTGGGCTATGAGAGCTATGAAGACGCCCGTCGCCATGCACGCGCACAGGGCGACAAAGGCTCGCCCCTGTTCCTGGCCGCTGCCGCCTCCCAGGGCACGCCCACGGCCGATGTGATTGCCACCCATCTGCGCCAGGCCAGCGACAATCTGGCCGTCACCACCGGCCAGATCTCTGCCGCCCAGCTGGATGCGATTGCCAAGGCCTTGATTGCGGCGCGCCAGTTGCTGTTTGTGGGCTACCGCCAGAATCGCAACTTTGCCGCCTATCTGCGCTGGCAGCTGCTCCAGGCCCTGGACATGCCCAGCCAGGTGATTCCCGGCGCCGGCGAGACGCTGGGCGAATACGCGGCCCATCTGGGCGAAGGCGATGTGGTGGTGGTCTTTGCCCTGCGCCGCAGCGTGCCCGTGGTCAGCGAATTCGCGCGCCAGGCCAGGCAAATGGGGGCCAGGCTGCTGTGTATCACCGACCATGCCAGCCCCGCGCCCGAGGCCGACTGGCTGCTGCGCGTACAGACCTCGGCCCCGGGCCCGCTGGACAATCATGCGGCGCTGTTCATGCTCTGCCACCTGATTGCCACTACCACCTTGCAGCAAAGCGGCCAGCCCGGTCGCCGGCGCATGGCCGCCATCGAGGCCAGCCATGACGCACTGGACGAGCTGCGCTGA
- the mutL gene encoding DNA mismatch repair endonuclease MutL has product MIGVNASSPDLSPTLPETTTALEAQPERRPIRDLPDELISQIAAGEVVERPASVVRELVDNALDSGARQITVRLLAGGVRLIAVEDDGCGIPREELPVALRRHATSKITDLHDLETVATMGFRGEALAAIASVSETSILSRPAGQDSAYLLDARSGELRPAARNQGTTVEVKELFFSTPARRKFLKTDATELAHCIESVRRHALARPDVGFAIWHEGKLAEQWRAATGTPEEAISSRLADVISDKFVSNSVIVNHWAGPVHVTGRAGIPDAARSRPDQQFCYVNGRFVRDKVLTHAARAAYEDVLHGTKQPIFALYIEIDPARVDVNVHPTKIEVRFRDSREVHQTVRHAIENALATPRAAAVVEAAAAEAASDAARQPGLIVEAGAAPGKAATQSWPQTRMAFGEERVGTPVSDLAKLWAPMREEAAAPATPASTAVPVASEPVAPLLTPPLAPSTAASEVLSVAAETSAPAPVQTTAPAATPPLAPSATPATPSTSAATRPAPDSDSVDTVKHRPSGQSSYFTRNTASAPAAYAPAAIKAEVAPAVSAPSATPAPTAARTTPAAADSAPVWPLGRAVAQIHGVYILAENSQGMVIVDMHAAHERIVYEQLKNSVNSSDGEQQIPSQPLLIPATFAATPEEVATAEDHAETLLALGMEVSPFSPKTLAVRAVPASLAQGDAVELARNVLAELAQHDASTVVQRARNEILATMACHGAVRANRKLTLDEMNALLRQMEVTERSDQCNHGRPTWRQLSMKELDALFLRGR; this is encoded by the coding sequence ATGATTGGCGTGAACGCATCCAGCCCCGACCTCTCTCCCACCCTCCCCGAAACCACGACGGCCCTCGAGGCACAGCCTGAGCGCCGCCCCATCCGCGATCTGCCCGACGAGCTGATCAGCCAGATCGCCGCCGGCGAGGTGGTGGAGCGCCCCGCCTCCGTGGTGCGCGAGCTGGTGGACAACGCCCTGGATTCGGGCGCCCGCCAGATCACCGTGCGCCTGCTGGCCGGCGGTGTGCGCCTGATTGCGGTGGAAGACGACGGCTGCGGCATTCCGCGCGAGGAGCTGCCTGTGGCCTTGCGCCGCCACGCCACCAGCAAGATCACCGATCTGCACGACCTGGAAACCGTGGCCACCATGGGCTTTCGCGGCGAAGCGCTGGCCGCCATCGCCTCGGTGTCGGAAACCTCGATTCTTTCGCGCCCTGCGGGCCAGGACTCGGCCTATCTGCTCGACGCCCGCAGTGGCGAGCTGCGCCCGGCCGCCCGCAACCAGGGCACAACGGTGGAAGTCAAGGAGCTGTTCTTCTCCACCCCGGCGCGCCGCAAATTCCTCAAGACCGATGCCACCGAGTTGGCGCACTGCATTGAATCCGTGCGCCGCCATGCACTGGCCCGGCCCGATGTGGGCTTTGCCATCTGGCACGAAGGCAAGCTGGCCGAGCAGTGGCGAGCCGCCACCGGCACTCCCGAAGAAGCCATCTCCAGCCGTCTGGCCGATGTGATCAGCGACAAGTTTGTCAGCAACTCCGTCATCGTGAACCACTGGGCCGGCCCGGTGCATGTCACAGGTCGCGCCGGCATTCCGGATGCTGCCCGCTCGCGCCCCGATCAGCAGTTTTGCTATGTCAACGGCCGCTTTGTGCGCGACAAGGTGCTCACCCATGCCGCCCGCGCCGCCTACGAAGATGTGCTGCACGGCACCAAGCAACCGATTTTTGCGCTGTATATCGAGATCGATCCGGCCCGCGTGGATGTGAACGTACACCCCACCAAGATCGAAGTGCGTTTTCGCGACAGCCGCGAAGTGCACCAGACCGTGCGTCACGCGATTGAAAACGCCTTGGCCACACCGCGCGCCGCCGCCGTGGTGGAAGCTGCCGCCGCAGAGGCTGCCAGTGACGCAGCCCGTCAACCGGGCCTGATTGTCGAAGCAGGCGCAGCCCCCGGCAAAGCCGCCACCCAGTCCTGGCCGCAAACCCGCATGGCTTTTGGCGAGGAACGTGTGGGCACGCCGGTCAGCGATCTGGCCAAACTCTGGGCTCCCATGCGAGAGGAAGCAGCTGCCCCGGCAACGCCGGCAAGCACTGCGGTCCCTGTGGCCTCGGAACCCGTCGCGCCCCTGCTGACACCGCCGCTGGCACCATCCACGGCAGCGTCTGAAGTACTGAGCGTAGCTGCTGAGACTTCAGCTCCTGCCCCTGTTCAAACCACTGCTCCGGCAGCCACGCCACCTCTGGCACCCTCTGCAACGCCCGCAACACCGTCAACGTCTGCCGCAACCCGGCCCGCACCAGACAGCGACAGCGTTGACACCGTCAAGCATCGCCCATCGGGCCAAAGCAGCTATTTCACAAGAAATACGGCTTCAGCCCCAGCTGCATATGCACCAGCCGCTATCAAAGCTGAGGTGGCCCCTGCGGTTTCAGCGCCATCCGCAACGCCTGCACCAACTGCTGCCCGCACCACGCCGGCAGCGGCCGACAGCGCCCCCGTCTGGCCTCTGGGCCGGGCCGTGGCGCAAATCCACGGCGTCTATATCCTGGCCGAAAACAGCCAGGGCATGGTGATCGTGGACATGCATGCCGCCCATGAACGCATCGTCTACGAGCAGCTCAAAAACTCCGTCAACAGCAGCGATGGCGAGCAGCAGATTCCCAGCCAGCCGCTGCTGATTCCCGCCACGTTTGCCGCCACGCCCGAGGAAGTGGCCACGGCCGAAGACCATGCCGAAACCCTGCTGGCGCTGGGCATGGAAGTCTCGCCCTTCTCGCCCAAGACACTGGCCGTGCGCGCCGTGCCTGCCTCTCTGGCCCAGGGCGATGCCGTGGAGCTGGCCCGCAACGTGCTGGCCGAGCTGGCCCAGCACGACGCCAGCACCGTGGTGCAGCGCGCCCGCAATGAAATTTTGGCCACCATGGCCTGCCATGGCGCCGTGCGCGCCAACCGCAAGCTCACCCTGGACGAGATGAATGCGCTGCTGCGCCAGATGGAAGTGACCGAGCGCTCGGACCAATGCAACCACGGCCGCCCCACCTGGCGCCAGCTCAGCATGAAGGAGCTGGACGCGCTGTTTTTGCGCGGCCGCTAA
- a CDS encoding DedA family protein — translation MEIIQFLIDFILHIDKHLEAFVVAYGPWVYALLFIIVFVETGVVVMPFLPGDSLMFIVGALCGAGFMSYPLAVVVLLAAAILGDQCNYSIGRYFGPKVFQWENSRWFNRKAFDQAHGFYERYGGVTIILARFMPFIRTFAPFVAGVAQMSRSKFSLFNVVGAFLWVVGISAAGFFFGNMEWVKNNLEKIIWGLILVPGLIAVFGAWRAGRAEKTGAA, via the coding sequence TTGGAAATTATTCAGTTCCTGATCGACTTCATCCTGCATATAGACAAGCACCTGGAAGCGTTTGTCGTGGCCTATGGCCCCTGGGTGTACGCCTTGCTTTTCATCATCGTGTTTGTGGAAACCGGCGTGGTCGTCATGCCCTTCCTGCCCGGTGATTCGCTGATGTTCATCGTGGGTGCGCTGTGCGGCGCAGGCTTTATGAGCTATCCGCTGGCCGTGGTCGTGCTGCTGGCGGCCGCCATTTTGGGCGACCAGTGCAATTACTCGATTGGCCGCTATTTCGGACCCAAGGTGTTTCAGTGGGAAAACTCGCGCTGGTTCAACCGCAAGGCCTTTGATCAGGCCCATGGGTTTTACGAACGCTATGGCGGCGTCACCATTATCCTGGCCCGCTTCATGCCGTTCATCCGCACCTTTGCGCCCTTTGTGGCCGGTGTGGCGCAGATGAGCCGCTCCAAGTTCTCCCTGTTCAATGTGGTGGGCGCCTTCCTGTGGGTGGTGGGCATCAGCGCTGCAGGTTTCTTCTTCGGCAATATGGAATGGGTGAAGAACAACCTGGAGAAAATCATCTGGGGCCTGATTCTGGTGCCGGGGCTGATTGCCGTGTTTGGTGCCTGGCGCGCGGGCCGCGCAGAAAAGACTGGTGCCGCCTGA
- a CDS encoding glycine zipper 2TM domain-containing protein — protein sequence MTIRTLTLASIAALSFAMAGCSTNPSNAQIGTGVGAVAGGVAGNALFGGTLGTVGGAAAGALIGNEVGKRNDGHR from the coding sequence ATGACTATCCGTACTTTGACCCTGGCCTCTATCGCCGCCCTGAGCTTTGCCATGGCAGGCTGCTCCACCAACCCCAGCAACGCGCAGATTGGCACGGGCGTGGGTGCCGTGGCCGGTGGCGTAGCGGGCAATGCCTTGTTCGGCGGCACGCTGGGCACCGTAGGCGGTGCAGCCGCCGGCGCGCTGATTGGCAATGAAGTGGGCAAGCGCAACGACGGCCACCGCTGA
- a CDS encoding N-acetylmuramoyl-L-alanine amidase: protein MSKTPSSTPFPFGLSRRSLLQAGGVVLLLGRQHLAQGASIVAVRVWPAPDYSRVTLESDIPLTAKPVFVPSPPRLAVDVEGLDLNPALKELVAKVRPDDPNIASIRVGQFAPGVVRLVIDLKQEARPQVFTLPPISPYKNRLVLDLYPAKAVDPLADLIADRLREAGSSSVVAGAAGSAGASGMIATPPPAVATAPQPPQADPLGDLIAQRSTATPTPPPVAIAQAPAPRPAPTPVPPPAPRPPSVNIATSRRTDRIIIVALDPGHGGEDPGATGPSGLREKDVVLKIGHLLRERINDAHIGGNPMRAFMTRDADFFVPLATRVDKARRVQADLFISIHADAFTTPTARGASVFALSERGASSTAARWLANKENQADLVGGLNVGGLQDQHVQRMLLDMSTTAQIKDSLKLGNSLLGEIGSMAKLHKSKVEQAGFAVLKAPDIPSVLVETAFISNPEEEAKLRSSAYQEQLADALMVGIRKYFAHNPPLARSRSV from the coding sequence ATGAGCAAAACCCCATCCTCCACCCCATTTCCCTTTGGTCTGTCGCGCCGTAGCCTGCTGCAGGCGGGCGGCGTCGTCTTGCTACTGGGACGCCAGCATCTGGCCCAGGGTGCCAGCATTGTGGCCGTGCGCGTCTGGCCCGCGCCCGACTATTCGCGAGTCACGCTGGAGTCCGATATTCCTCTGACTGCCAAACCGGTCTTCGTTCCCTCCCCCCCTCGCCTGGCCGTGGATGTGGAAGGGCTGGACTTGAACCCGGCCCTGAAGGAACTGGTCGCCAAGGTCAGGCCCGACGACCCCAATATCGCCAGCATCCGCGTGGGACAGTTCGCTCCCGGCGTGGTGCGTCTGGTGATCGACCTCAAGCAGGAAGCACGGCCCCAGGTCTTTACCTTGCCGCCGATTTCCCCCTACAAGAACCGCCTGGTGCTGGATCTGTACCCGGCCAAGGCCGTGGATCCGCTGGCCGATCTGATTGCCGACCGCCTGCGCGAAGCCGGATCCAGCAGCGTCGTTGCCGGTGCCGCAGGTTCGGCCGGCGCGTCCGGCATGATCGCCACACCACCGCCTGCCGTGGCCACCGCACCGCAGCCGCCCCAGGCAGACCCGCTGGGTGATCTGATTGCACAGCGCAGCACTGCGACGCCAACACCGCCCCCGGTGGCCATTGCCCAGGCTCCGGCACCGCGCCCGGCACCGACTCCCGTGCCGCCGCCAGCACCTCGCCCCCCCTCGGTCAACATCGCCACCTCGCGCCGTACGGACCGCATCATCATCGTGGCGCTGGACCCCGGCCATGGCGGTGAAGATCCCGGCGCCACCGGCCCCAGCGGTCTGCGCGAAAAAGACGTGGTGCTCAAGATCGGCCATCTGCTGCGCGAACGCATCAACGATGCCCATATCGGCGGCAATCCCATGCGCGCCTTCATGACCCGCGATGCCGACTTTTTCGTGCCCCTGGCCACCCGCGTGGACAAAGCCCGTCGCGTGCAGGCTGACCTGTTCATCAGCATCCATGCCGATGCCTTCACCACCCCGACCGCGCGCGGTGCCAGCGTGTTCGCGCTCAGCGAGCGTGGAGCCTCCAGCACGGCTGCGCGCTGGCTGGCCAACAAGGAGAACCAGGCCGATCTGGTCGGCGGTCTCAACGTCGGCGGTCTGCAGGACCAGCATGTTCAGCGCATGCTGCTGGACATGAGCACCACGGCCCAGATCAAGGACAGCCTGAAGCTGGGAAATTCGCTGCTGGGAGAAATCGGCAGCATGGCCAAGCTGCATAAAAGCAAGGTCGAGCAGGCCGGTTTTGCCGTGCTCAAGGCTCCCGACATTCCCAGCGTGCTGGTGGAAACCGCCTTCATCAGCAACCCAGAGGAAGAGGCCAAGCTGCGCAGCAGCGCCTATCAGGAGCAGCTGGCCGACGCCCTGATGGTCGGCATACGCAAATACTTTGCCCACAACCCGCCGCTGGCGCGCAGCCGTTCGGTGTAG
- the tsaE gene encoding tRNA (adenosine(37)-N6)-threonylcarbamoyltransferase complex ATPase subunit type 1 TsaE — MTAAQHTPQIVGNQASPAPQQLQILWRDEQDTQRFAQTLAALPQLRNAYVTLHGDLGAGKTTLVRHWLRALGVQGRIKSPTYAVVEPHEAGELSVWHFDFYRFDDPREWEDAGFRDIFASPGLKLAEWPEKAAAVTPVADVAIYIEAIDDMQRQVTLKGMTPAGCTVLEAFKA, encoded by the coding sequence TTGACTGCTGCTCAACATACTCCCCAGATTGTAGGAAACCAAGCCTCACCTGCGCCCCAGCAGCTGCAGATACTCTGGCGCGACGAACAAGATACCCAGCGTTTTGCCCAGACGCTGGCCGCCCTGCCACAGCTGCGCAACGCCTATGTGACGCTGCACGGCGATCTAGGCGCAGGCAAGACCACCTTAGTCCGCCACTGGCTGCGCGCCCTGGGTGTGCAAGGCCGCATCAAAAGCCCCACCTATGCCGTGGTGGAGCCGCACGAGGCCGGCGAGCTCAGCGTCTGGCACTTTGACTTTTATCGCTTCGATGATCCGCGCGAGTGGGAAGACGCCGGTTTTCGCGACATTTTCGCCAGCCCCGGCCTCAAGCTGGCAGAATGGCCCGAGAAGGCCGCAGCCGTCACCCCGGTTGCGGATGTAGCTATTTATATCGAAGCAATTGACGATATGCAGCGACAGGTCACGCTCAAAGGCATGACCCCTGCCGGCTGCACTGTGCTTGAAGCATTCAAGGCATGA